A genomic region of Halococcus sediminicola contains the following coding sequences:
- a CDS encoding zinc ribbon domain-containing protein: MNGHRSGKRPWLAAALALLYPGLGHAYLREWLRALTWFALTFATVALALPQSAVPDSGGVSLDAVMSATRALPTEASVAIFVLLVLNTVDAYRLARQESRPEETVVTDGERRCPNCGRETDADLEFCQWCTEPVETGE; this comes from the coding sequence ATGAACGGACACCGCTCGGGCAAACGCCCGTGGCTCGCGGCGGCGCTGGCGCTGCTCTATCCCGGACTCGGTCACGCCTACCTGCGCGAGTGGCTGCGCGCGCTTACGTGGTTCGCGCTGACGTTCGCGACCGTTGCGCTGGCGCTGCCCCAATCGGCAGTCCCGGACTCCGGTGGCGTCAGTCTCGATGCGGTCATGAGCGCGACCCGGGCGCTCCCGACGGAGGCTTCGGTCGCCATCTTCGTCCTCCTCGTGCTCAACACGGTCGATGCCTACCGTCTCGCCCGGCAGGAGAGTCGACCCGAAGAGACGGTCGTCACCGACGGCGAGCGGCGCTGTCCGAACTGTGGCCGCGAGACCGACGCCGACCTCGAATTCTGTCAGTGGTGTACCGAACCGGTCGAGACCGGCGAGTGA
- a CDS encoding DUF5810 domain-containing protein, producing MGYACPVCETPQADAQHLANHLAFTALLGDDDHESWLDEHAPGWEESGEDDLAERVEEGASEVEYPRVFEDTTGHDHRHGDEPKPGDLFDERPTRGPSRESRLDAETAAAVEQARAMTQDDGDEEASDEDENG from the coding sequence ATGGGCTATGCCTGTCCCGTCTGTGAGACGCCGCAGGCCGACGCGCAACATCTCGCGAACCACCTCGCGTTCACCGCGCTGCTCGGCGACGACGACCACGAGTCGTGGCTCGACGAGCACGCACCGGGCTGGGAGGAGTCGGGCGAGGACGATCTCGCCGAGCGGGTCGAAGAAGGGGCCTCGGAAGTCGAGTACCCACGGGTCTTCGAGGACACGACTGGCCACGACCACCGCCACGGCGACGAACCCAAACCCGGAGATCTCTTCGACGAGCGCCCGACGCGCGGGCCATCCAGGGAATCGCGTCTCGACGCCGAGACCGCCGCCGCAGTCGAGCAGGCCCGCGCGATGACGCAGGACGATGGTGACGAGGAAGCGAGCGACGAGGACGAAAACGGGTAA
- a CDS encoding DUF5809 family protein: protein MHTDGRFAPATEEAARERYATLGPTAQTVVREVATAMEFDKDEYDERVTSTVVERARNALFASALEISIGEREAFDDWRAAHPDYEWHIIGNENVPRMAWHAVPFSEQAVAATFANEERAAVETLRRQAFGRLYRDLFE, encoded by the coding sequence ATGCACACGGATGGACGCTTTGCGCCGGCCACCGAGGAGGCAGCCCGCGAGCGCTACGCAACGCTCGGACCCACGGCACAGACCGTGGTCCGGGAGGTCGCAACGGCGATGGAGTTCGACAAGGACGAGTACGACGAGCGCGTGACGAGCACGGTCGTCGAGCGGGCGCGCAACGCACTGTTTGCCTCCGCGCTCGAAATCTCCATTGGTGAGCGCGAGGCGTTCGACGACTGGCGGGCCGCCCATCCCGACTACGAATGGCACATCATCGGCAACGAGAACGTTCCCCGCATGGCGTGGCACGCCGTCCCCTTCTCCGAACAGGCAGTCGCGGCGACCTTTGCAAACGAGGAGCGTGCGGCCGTCGAGACGCTGCGCCGACAGGCATTCGGGCGGCTCTACCGCGATCTCTTCGAGTGA
- a CDS encoding VIT1/CCC1 transporter family protein has product MADDDSLADRVDTGMVGPIARRYFVSNGFDGALTGVGVTVGAYLSGISDGLTVVSLGLAAAVGLTTSGVWSVWEIERAEMRAEIQETEDAMLADLSGTRVEREKMSNQVVNALMSGLGPLLGLVVPLLPFLLEDTVLSLLQATLASVAMAVGVLFTFGAYMASISRQKWYIAGIRMGLAGIVVAVINVFLPG; this is encoded by the coding sequence ATGGCCGACGACGATTCGCTGGCCGACCGCGTCGACACCGGCATGGTCGGACCGATCGCGCGCCGCTACTTCGTCTCGAACGGTTTCGACGGCGCGCTCACCGGCGTCGGCGTTACCGTCGGGGCGTACCTTTCGGGAATTTCCGACGGACTCACCGTCGTGAGTCTCGGACTCGCCGCGGCGGTTGGACTCACCACCTCCGGAGTGTGGAGCGTCTGGGAGATCGAACGTGCGGAGATGCGCGCCGAGATTCAGGAGACCGAGGACGCGATGCTCGCCGATTTGAGCGGTACCCGCGTCGAACGCGAGAAGATGAGCAACCAAGTGGTGAACGCGCTGATGAGTGGTCTCGGCCCGCTTCTCGGTCTCGTCGTCCCTCTATTGCCGTTTCTACTCGAAGACACAGTCCTCTCGCTGTTGCAGGCGACGCTCGCCTCGGTCGCGATGGCGGTCGGCGTTCTGTTCACGTTCGGGGCGTACATGGCCTCGATATCCCGTCAGAAATGGTATATCGCCGGTATCCGCATGGGACTTGCCGGTATCGTCGTCGCCGTCATCAACGTCTTCTTACCCGGCTGA
- a CDS encoding DUF211 domain-containing protein, producing the protein MATIRQLVIDVLKPHEPTMLAVAEEIADLDGVDGVNATLLEMDEEVRNIKFTIEGEAIDFEAVSATVEDTGARVHSVDQVACGEYIVEDVPTAQD; encoded by the coding sequence ATGGCCACCATTCGTCAGTTAGTCATCGACGTGCTCAAGCCACACGAGCCGACCATGCTCGCGGTCGCCGAGGAGATCGCCGACCTCGACGGCGTCGATGGCGTCAACGCCACCCTCCTGGAGATGGACGAGGAGGTCCGCAACATCAAGTTCACCATCGAGGGGGAGGCCATCGACTTCGAGGCGGTGAGCGCGACCGTCGAGGACACGGGCGCGCGGGTCCACTCGGTCGATCAGGTCGCCTGTGGCGAGTACATCGTCGAGGACGTCCCGACGGCGCAGGACTGA